In the genome of Nonomuraea sp. NBC_00507, the window CATGCGCGGCCGGCGTCTCCTCCAGGGTGGGGTGGCCGGCCGTACCGCGCGAGGACGGCTGCGCCGGACTGCTCTGCGGAGCGGCACTCCAGGTGCGTGGCCGGGCCGGCGGCAGGAAAGAGCCGGTCGCCGGCGCCGAGGATCGTGGGGAAGGTCAGGAGCCGATACTCATCGATCAGGTCCGCGGCCATCAGCGCGCGCACGACGCTCAGACTGCCGGTGATGATCACATCGCGCTGCTCGCGCTTCACGGTGTCGATGAGGTCTCCGTCGATGACCTGGGAGTTCACCCACGCCGACGGGTCGGTCAGCGTACGGGAGGCGACCAGCTTCGGCACGGCGTTCATCCGCGCCGAGAACGGGTCGTCGCGCCCCGGCCAGATCCGGGAGAACACCTGCCAGGTCGTGCGCCCCAGCAGCATGACCCCCTCGTCCAGGGTGCTGCCCAGCCGGAACTTGTCCCCGGCGACGGCCTCGGCACCGTGTCGGAACGCCCAGCCGCCGGTCGGCGTGCCTCCGGACCCGTCAGGGTCGGACACGATCCCGTCCAGGGTGATGAACTGGATGACGATGACGCTCACGATGGGTGTCCCTTTCGCTCGATGTTCACCCGTACGTACCGGCGGCATCGGCCCGGCTCATCGCGCCTTGCGAAACTCCTCGGAAGAAATCCGCTCGGGTAGGTCGAACGCCTGGAACACGCGTGGATCGGCGAACACGACGTTGTGCGCGACCCGGCCACCGGTGACCGTCAAGACCTGGAGCGTGTGCAGCCGATGCCCGCCGCCGGGCTCCGGTGCGTATGCGGCGAGCGTGGGCTGCCCGTTGGCGGTGAGCGGGCGCATGGCCCAGCCCGGCCCCCACATCTCGAACACGCGGTCCATGAACAGGCCGTAGTCGCGGCTGCCCCGATACCACAGCGGCACCGGCGGCATCTCCATGATCGCATCGTCGGTGAGGAGCCGCACGAGCTCGGGGACGTCGGCCGCTTCGAAGGCCCGCATGTACCGCTGGACCACCGCGCGCACCTCGGGATCGTCCGGCTCGGCGACCTCGCCGACGTCGCCGGCGTCCGCGAGGGCGGCGCGGGCTCGCTGCAGAGCGCTGTTGACGGCCGTGACCGTGGTCTCCAGCTGCGTGGCGACCTCTGCGGCGCTGAACTCCAGCACCTCGCGGAGCACGAGCACGGCCCGCTGCCGCGGCGGCAGGACCTGCATCGCCGCCACCAGCGCCAGCCGCAGGTCAGCGCGCGCCCCCACGTCGAACCGCGCGTCGGGGAACGGCTGCAGCCAGGGGAT includes:
- a CDS encoding dihydrofolate reductase family protein, with translation MSVIVIQFITLDGIVSDPDGSGGTPTGGWAFRHGAEAVAGDKFRLGSTLDEGVMLLGRTTWQVFSRIWPGRDDPFSARMNAVPKLVASRTLTDPSAWVNSQVIDGDLIDTVKREQRDVIITGSLSVVRALMAADLIDEYRLLTFPTILGAGDRLFPAAGPATHLECRSAEQSGAAVLARYGRPPHPGGDAGRA
- a CDS encoding sigma-70 family RNA polymerase sigma factor, translated to MEFEPYRGELVAYCYRMLGSFHEAEDLVQETMLRAWKARDRYDHTRASVRTWLYRIATNACLTALEGRARRPLPSGLGAPSDDPGAPLTPALDIPWLQPFPDARFDVGARADLRLALVAAMQVLPPRQRAVLVLREVLEFSAAEVATQLETTVTAVNSALQRARAALADAGDVGEVAEPDDPEVRAVVQRYMRAFEAADVPELVRLLTDDAIMEMPPVPLWYRGSRDYGLFMDRVFEMWGPGWAMRPLTANGQPTLAAYAPEPGGGHRLHTLQVLTVTGGRVAHNVVFADPRVFQAFDLPERISSEEFRKAR